Proteins co-encoded in one Saccharomyces mikatae IFO 1815 strain IFO1815 genome assembly, chromosome: 14 genomic window:
- the RCM1 gene encoding rRNA (cytosine-C5-)-methyltransferase RCM1 (similar to Saccharomyces cerevisiae YNL022C; ancestral locus Anc_2.286) translates to MNFYRDATWVLEDIEKEAAKERISGSMQTLVLKSCKRYKLKSNPKHVYAVLDSCWKYKPYLEKVMKKARILEDIPKKKGKPLFSRLTLLLLCHDLLISKQKRIQMGKHPIKDYVLKFKSPLHSEMVKLKLKLKVRNLSELVLSEDIANDLPPVRWIRINPLKCYPNGKTEPVLAELRKKFTLKVEKWSELVPESIYYDEYIPNLFGIHPSDKITAHELYKNGKIIIQDRASCFPAHILNPGPNDIVIDACSAPGNKTTHTASYICSEPPKDSRTRIYAFEKDPERAKILQKMIKIAGCSSNIDVSVGDFTKLATPEKFKDATGFIVDPSCSGSGIFGRKFFDSLNRKKMDDKDDDNDIVPDEQEEFMAKEELQTRLAKLSSFQFQMVKHAMSFPVAKKIVYSTCSIHAEENERVVIDLLLDKAVQEWGWRVAPRSEVIPFWPRRGKVEEFEEVFREGAAHDPQELAEGCIRALPKDDGGIGFFAVCFERK, encoded by the coding sequence atgaatttttACAGGGATGCAACATGGGTacttgaagatattgagaAGGAAGCCGCTAAGGAGAGGATTTCTGGCTCCATGCAGACTCTGGTACTGAAAAGCTGCAAAAGGTATAAGCTGAAAAGTAATCCAAAGCATGTTTATGCAGTTCTCGATTCGTGTTGGAAATACAAACCATATTTAGAGAaagtaatgaaaaaggCCCGCATATTGGAAGATATTCCCAAGAAAAAGGGCAAACCACTCTTTTCAAGACTAACTTTGTTGTTACTATGTCATGATTTGTTAATTTCTaaacagaaaagaattcaaaTGGGTAAGCACCCCATCAAAGATTACGTGTTGAAGTTCAAGAGCCCATTACATAGCGAAATGGTCAAATTAAAGctaaaattgaaagtgaGGAATTTATCCGAGCTGGTTTTAAGTGAGGACATCGCCAACGATCTTCCGCCTGTTAGATGGATTAGGATCAATCCATTAAAATGCTATCCAAATGGTAAGACTGAACCAGTATTGGCCGagttgagaaaaaaatttacttTGAAGGTGGAAAAATGGTCCGAATTAGTTCCCGAATCTATCTACTATGATGAATATATACCTAACTTGTTCGGAATTCATCCATCTGATAAGATTACCGCACATGAACTCTATAAGAATGGGAAAATTATCATTCAAGACCGTGCCTCTTGTTTTCCTGCTCACATTTTGAACCCGGGACCGAATGATATTGTAATAGATGCCTGCTCTGCTCCAGGTAACAAGACGACTCATACCGCTTCCTATATATGTTCTGAACCGCCAAAAGACAGCAGAACTCGAATATACGCTTTCGAAAAAGATCCAGAAAGAGCAaaaattttgcaaaaaatgatCAAGATAGCCGGATGTTCTTCCAATATTGATGTCAGTGTAGGTGATTTTACAAAGCTTGCTACTCCCGAAAAATTTAAGGATGCTACTGGTTTTATTGTAGACCCAAGTTGCTCTGGTAGTGGTATATTTGGTCGTAAATTTTTTGACTCACTTaacagaaaaaagatgGATGATAAGGATGATGACAATGACATCGTGCCGGATGAGCAAGAGGAGTTCATGGCGAAGGAAGAATTACAAACGAGATTAGCGAAACTAAGCTCATTCCAGTTCCAAATGGTCAAGCATGCAATGAGTTTTCCTGTGGCTAAAAAAATAGTGTACAGCACTTGTTCCATTCATGCGGAGGAAAATGAACGTGTGGTAATAGACCTTCTTTTAGATAAGGCCGTTCAAGAATGGGGTTGGAGAGTAGCACCAAGAAGTGAAGTTATTCCCTTTTGGCCTAGAAGAGGCAAAGTAGAAGAGTTCGAAGAAGTTTTCAGAGAAGGAGCCGCCCATGACCCTCAAGAGCTTGCCGAGGGTTGCATCAGAGCACTACCGAAAGATGATGGAGGCATTGGTTTTTTTGCTGTCTGTTTTGAAAGGAAGTAA